In Anaerolineales bacterium, one DNA window encodes the following:
- the lgt gene encoding prolipoprotein diacylglyceryl transferase codes for MSEGFFIGPWLLRWNGFLIAIGIAAGALLAACEAKRRGHDAAIVYYLFLPLIFWGTLGARLWHVFTPPLSSVRLGLTTAHYLTHPLDMLALWNGGFGIPGALLGGVFAVFLFSRKYELPFLELADLLAPGLALAQAVGRMGNYFNQELYGLPARLPWAIFIDPTSRLAGYETVHFYHPLFAYEAILNLGNMVLLLWVARNFSDRLKSGDLFLAYLLVYSVIRFLLEFLRLDVSLAGGLNINQLFFALLLIFAGVGLHGRHRLAQIL; via the coding sequence ATGAGTGAAGGATTTTTTATCGGCCCCTGGCTGTTGCGTTGGAATGGATTCCTGATTGCCATTGGCATAGCAGCGGGGGCGTTGCTTGCCGCCTGTGAAGCAAAACGCCGTGGTCATGACGCGGCGATCGTCTATTATCTTTTTCTGCCCTTGATATTTTGGGGGACGCTTGGCGCGCGGCTTTGGCATGTCTTTACTCCGCCTCTTTCCTCGGTTCGGCTTGGCCTGACCACGGCGCATTATCTCACCCATCCCCTGGACATGCTGGCGTTGTGGAATGGCGGATTTGGAATCCCCGGCGCGCTGCTGGGCGGTGTGTTTGCCGTGTTCCTTTTTTCGCGCAAATACGAACTGCCCTTTTTGGAATTGGCCGACCTGCTCGCACCAGGACTAGCCCTTGCCCAGGCGGTTGGACGTATGGGAAATTATTTCAATCAGGAACTCTACGGGTTACCCGCCCGCCTGCCTTGGGCAATATTCATTGATCCGACCAGCCGCCTGGCCGGGTATGAAACAGTCCACTTTTACCACCCGCTGTTTGCATATGAAGCCATCCTGAACCTGGGGAACATGGTTTTGTTATTATGGGTTGCGCGCAATTTTTCGGACAGGCTCAAGTCTGGCGACCTTTTTCTCGCCTATCTCCTTGTGTATTCCGTCATCCGTTTTTTGCTTGAATTCCTTCGCCTCGATGTCTCCTTGGCGGGTGGATTGAACATAAATCAGTTGTTTTTTGCGCTTTTGCTCATTTTTGCGGGGGTTGGCTTGCATGGGAGGCATCGGCTTGCACAGATATTGTAA